A single region of the Vicia villosa cultivar HV-30 ecotype Madison, WI linkage group LG4, Vvil1.0, whole genome shotgun sequence genome encodes:
- the LOC131596215 gene encoding guanine nucleotide-binding protein subunit gamma 2-like, which translates to MDRQQSIEVLSDAENGRESEEFIEKKEKVPPPPPHHHPFTQVGTVSFPGFYGKHRLQASITNLNNQINILQEELEKLETVGESSIICKEVISSVESNPDPMLPWIQGSVDAGTGWDRWFGGAHNSRNHKRWI; encoded by the exons ATGGATAGGCAACAATCAATAGAAGTACTATCAGATGCAGAAAATGGAAGAGAATCAGAAGAATTcatagaaaagaaagaaaaagttcctcctcctcctcctcatcatcaTCCCTTTACACAAGTTGGAACTGTTTCTTTCCCTGGCTTCTATGGTAAACATAGGTTGCAAGCTTCCATAACTAACCTCAATAACCAAATCAATATTTTGCAG GAAGAGTTGGAAAAGCTTGAAACAGTTGGTGAATCTTCCATCATATGCAAAGA GGTCATTTCAAGCGTTGAATCTAATCCAGATCCTATGCTTCCATG GATTCAAGGTTCAGTTGATGCTGGTACTGGTTGGGATCGATGGTTCGGAGGAGCTCACAACTCTCGAAATCATAAACGTTGGATTTAA